The sequence GAAGAGATTTATTTTGCGATACTTACTGACTATTTGACCTAAATTATTCACTAAGAAAGAGGTATTGTAAATCTTGCCACTACTTTTTTCGGCGATGCTTCCTGCTAAAATGTAACAATTTAACCTTTGAGCTTCCTTAGCTATATATTTCAAGGAAGAGCCGTCAATGTCTTCGCTTAACTCTTCAATATTTTCTAAACTATAACCAGTAGTAAAGAGTTCAGGAAAGCAGATAAGGTTGGGGTTATGGTCTTTGCAGGCTTCTAAAAATTTTCCGGCTTTCTTAATATTTTCTTCTTTTTTACCTACTTTTACCTTCATCTGAACGATAGCGATAGTTAAAGTACTCATCACTTAAATCCTAAAAATTTATAAGTTAAACATGAAGAAAGAATTTAATGGGCAGTGCTTTTTTCAGGCAGGTATCTTTCTACCTTTATCTTGTTGTTTTCAAACATAAGAACAACAGAGGTTAGTTCTTCTTTAACCTCCAAAGAATCTCCTCGGACTAAGACAGTTGTTCCAGGATAAATAGTCTTAGTGATGCTTATTTTTCCTTGCTTAGATATAGCTAATTGAGCACCTAAGATCTCTTTTCTTTCATAATAAGAACGTAGCCTAAAAGAGATAAGAGTATTTAAATTTTTAAGTTGGGTTAATTTATCGGCTTTTTCTTTAGTAAAATTACCCTCTAAATTAGACTGCATTTTTTCTAAAGTAGCAATATTTAACTTTACTTGTTTTAGAATTTTTTCATCTTTTTCAATTAAGTAGTCAAGACTTTGGAGTTGTTCTCTTGTTTTTGGCAAAACTCCAACTTCTATGTTGGTCTTAGTATGAACCTTGCAACCTATTTCATTGGCTAATATTTCTTCTCCTGCCCTGACTCTACCTCCAATAATAAGTCCTTTGTTTTCACTGACCATGACACTTCTTCCAGCATTGAGATGGCTATGAAGAACTTCATTGCTTATCATAATATTACGGCAAGCAGAAATATGAGCATTTTCTACAAACTTTGCCTTAACATCGCCTTTGGCAAAGATATTGGCTCTTTTTTTGCCTTTAATTCCTCCTTCAATAAAGATATTTCCTCCGGCCGATAAAGTAGCTGCTCCTACTAAATCAGCAATTCTAATATCTCCTTCTGTTTCTACTTTAAATCCATCCTCTACTCCTCCTTCAATGATTACGGTGCCTAAAAATTCAATATTACCAGTTCTTATATTTACATCTCCTTTTAGTTCATAAATAGGCTCTACATTAAGCTTATCATTAATCAATATTATATGTCCATCAATAGTAGCATAAAGTTCTGTTTCATCTTCTGAAAGCTTGGTGTTTTTTCCTGCAGGAATCTTCAGCTCTTTTCCTAAAGGAATAAGTATTTCTTCTCCGGTTACTTTTTTTCTAGGTTTTCCACCTTCTAAGGAAGCAGGTTATTTTAAAGCAATTAACTGGCCAGATAAGACGTTTTCTACTACACTTATTTTTTTATAATCTATTTTTTTATCTTCATCTTCAATCAAGGTTACTTTAGTAGAATCAGTTTTAATTTTA comes from bacterium and encodes:
- a CDS encoding FapA family protein — protein: MLIPLGKELKIPAGKNTKLSEDETELYATIDGHIILINDKLNVEPIYELKGDVNIRTGNIEFLGTVIIEGGVEDGFKVETEGDIRIADLVGAATLSAGGNIFIEGGIKGKKRANIFAKGDVKAKFVENAHISACRNIMISNEVLHSHLNAGRSVMVSENKGLIIGGRVRAGEEILANEIGCKVHTKTNIEVGVLPKTREQLQSLDYLIEKDEKILKQVKLNIATLEKMQSNLEGNFTKEKADKLTQLKNLNTLISFRLRSYYERKEILGAQLAISKQGKISITKTIYPGTTVLVRGDSLEVKEELTSVVLMFENNKIKVERYLPEKSTAH